The Streptomyces avermitilis MA-4680 = NBRC 14893 genome contains a region encoding:
- a CDS encoding ABC transporter permease: protein MTVLKTSMRNFFAHKGRMALSAVAVLLSVAFVCGTLVFTDTMNTTFDKLFAATSSDVTVTPKAAKSDEDPQSGRPESMPASALTRAGKAEGVKSAEGAVSSMNVTVVNSDNKNMGSTTGAPTIAGNWTKNDLRSMQITSGHAPRGPTEVMVDADTADKHHLKLGDELRTIAVTGDFRAKIAGIATFKVTNPGAAVVYFDTATSQRELLGATGRFTHINVTAAAGVGDEQLKRNVADALGAGAYTVRTQKETADENRKGINGFMGVIKYAMLGFAGIAFLVGIFLIINTFSMLVAQRTREIGLMRAIGSSRGQVNRSVLVEALLLGVVGSLLGVAAGVGIAVGLMKVMSSMGMDLSTRDLTVKATTPVAGLLLGIVVTVLSAYLPARRAGKVSPMAALRDAGTPADGKAGLVRGLIGLVLTGAGTFALYAAATADKASDGSLVLGLGVVLTLIGFVIIGPLLAGVVVRVISAVLLRAFGSVGRMAERNALRNPRRTGATGAALMIGLALVACLSVVGSSMVASATDELDRTVGADFIVQGNQRIVAQAEKAMQATPGLAHVTRYKDLKAELTTPDGKVDGSGITAADPSYAEDLHRKTTAGELTAAYGKDAMSVGSDYAKKHGVKVGDTVSVAFTGGSTARLKVAAITDDDVAIDQGARYMSIETMKKYVPAGKIPPNQIMFGEAKKGQEKQAYAALKKAMEPYPQYQVRDQTDYKQELKDQVGQLLNMVYGLLALAIIVAVLGVINTLALSVVERTREIGLMRAIGLSRRQLRRMIRLESVVIALFGALLGLGLGMGWGTTAQKLLALEGLNVLEIPWPTIIGVFIGSAFVGLFAALIPAFRAGRMNVLNAIATE from the coding sequence ATGACCGTGCTGAAGACCTCGATGCGCAACTTCTTCGCGCACAAGGGGCGGATGGCCCTGTCGGCCGTCGCGGTGCTGCTGTCGGTGGCCTTCGTCTGCGGCACGCTGGTGTTCACCGACACCATGAACACCACGTTCGACAAGCTGTTCGCGGCCACCTCCTCCGACGTGACCGTCACACCGAAGGCGGCCAAGAGCGACGAGGACCCGCAGAGCGGCAGGCCCGAGTCGATGCCCGCCTCGGCCCTGACCCGGGCCGGGAAGGCCGAGGGCGTCAAGTCCGCCGAGGGCGCCGTCAGTTCGATGAACGTGACCGTCGTCAACAGCGACAACAAGAACATGGGGTCCACCACCGGCGCCCCGACGATCGCGGGCAACTGGACGAAGAACGACCTGCGTTCGATGCAGATCACCTCAGGTCACGCCCCGCGCGGTCCGACCGAGGTCATGGTCGACGCCGACACCGCCGACAAGCACCACCTGAAGCTCGGCGACGAACTGCGCACCATCGCGGTGACGGGCGACTTCCGCGCGAAGATCGCCGGCATCGCCACCTTCAAGGTGACCAACCCCGGTGCCGCCGTCGTCTACTTCGACACCGCCACCTCGCAGCGTGAACTGCTCGGCGCCACCGGCCGGTTCACCCACATCAACGTCACGGCCGCGGCCGGCGTCGGCGACGAGCAGCTCAAGCGGAACGTCGCCGACGCACTCGGCGCCGGCGCGTACACGGTGCGGACGCAGAAGGAGACCGCCGACGAGAACCGCAAGGGCATCAACGGGTTCATGGGCGTCATCAAGTACGCCATGCTCGGCTTCGCCGGCATCGCGTTCCTGGTCGGCATCTTCCTGATCATCAACACCTTCTCGATGCTGGTGGCCCAGCGCACCCGCGAGATCGGCCTGATGCGGGCGATCGGTTCCTCCCGCGGGCAGGTCAACCGGTCCGTCCTCGTCGAGGCGCTGCTGCTCGGCGTCGTCGGCTCCCTCCTCGGGGTCGCCGCGGGCGTCGGCATCGCGGTCGGCCTGATGAAGGTCATGTCGTCGATGGGCATGGACCTGTCGACCCGGGATCTGACGGTGAAGGCGACGACCCCGGTGGCCGGCCTGCTGCTCGGCATCGTCGTCACCGTCCTCTCCGCCTACCTCCCCGCCCGACGCGCGGGCAAGGTCTCCCCGATGGCCGCGCTGCGCGACGCCGGCACCCCGGCGGACGGCAAGGCGGGTCTCGTACGCGGCCTGATCGGTCTGGTCCTCACGGGCGCCGGCACCTTCGCGCTCTACGCGGCGGCCACCGCCGACAAGGCGAGCGACGGTTCGCTGGTGCTCGGCCTGGGCGTCGTCCTGACCCTGATCGGCTTCGTGATCATCGGCCCGCTGCTCGCGGGCGTCGTGGTCCGTGTCATCAGCGCGGTGCTGCTGCGCGCCTTCGGCTCCGTGGGACGCATGGCCGAGCGCAACGCCCTGCGCAACCCGCGGCGTACGGGGGCCACCGGTGCGGCCCTGATGATCGGCCTCGCGCTGGTCGCCTGCCTCTCCGTGGTCGGCTCCTCGATGGTCGCCTCGGCGACCGACGAACTCGACAGGACCGTCGGCGCGGACTTCATCGTCCAGGGCAACCAGCGGATCGTCGCCCAGGCCGAGAAGGCCATGCAGGCCACCCCGGGTCTGGCGCACGTCACCCGCTACAAGGATCTGAAAGCCGAGCTGACCACGCCGGACGGCAAGGTCGACGGCTCCGGGATCACCGCGGCCGACCCCTCCTACGCCGAGGACCTGCACCGCAAGACGACCGCGGGCGAGCTGACGGCGGCGTACGGCAAGGACGCGATGTCGGTGGGTTCGGACTACGCCAAGAAGCACGGGGTGAAGGTCGGCGACACCGTCTCGGTCGCCTTCACCGGTGGCAGCACGGCCAGGCTGAAGGTCGCGGCGATCACGGACGACGACGTCGCGATCGACCAGGGCGCGCGCTACATGTCCATCGAGACCATGAAGAAGTACGTGCCGGCCGGCAAGATCCCGCCGAACCAGATCATGTTCGGCGAGGCGAAGAAGGGCCAGGAGAAGCAGGCGTACGCGGCGCTGAAGAAGGCCATGGAGCCCTACCCGCAGTACCAGGTCCGCGACCAGACCGACTACAAGCAGGAACTGAAGGATCAGGTCGGCCAGCTCCTGAACATGGTCTACGGCCTGCTGGCCCTCGCGATCATCGTGGCGGTCCTCGGCGTGATCAACACCCTCGCCCTGTCGGTGGTGGAGCGGACACGTGAGATCGGTCTGATGCGGGCCATCGGCCTCTCCCGGCGCCAGCTGCGCCGCATGATCCGCCTGGAGTCGGTGGTGATCGCGCTGTTCGGCGCGCTGCTCGGCCTCGGCCTGGGCATGGGCTGGGGCACCACCGCCCAGAAGCTCCTGGCGCTGGAGGGCCTGAACGTCCTGGAGATCCCCTGGCCGACGATCATCGGGGTGTTCATCGGCTCGGCCTTCGTGGGCCTGTTCGCCGCACTGATCCCGGCGTTCCGGGCAGGCCGGATGAACGTCCTGAACGCGATCGCCACCGAGTAG
- a CDS encoding ABC transporter ATP-binding protein: MTSAVTIPRHGGTGGRTAVAARARQVVKAYGSGETRVVALDHVDVDIARGQFTAIMGPSGSGKSTLMHCLAGLDTVTSGQIFLDETEITGLKDKKLTRLRRDRIGFIFQAFNLLPTLNALENITLPMDIAGRKPDKGWLSQVVETVGLGERLRHRPTQLSGGQQQRVAVARALAARPEIIFGDEPTGNLDSRAGAEVLGFLRRSVAELGQTIVMVTHDPVAASYADRVLYLADGRIVDEMYEPTADAVLDRMKDFDARGRTS, encoded by the coding sequence GTGACATCGGCTGTGACCATTCCCAGGCACGGGGGCACTGGAGGGCGTACGGCCGTTGCCGCGCGAGCTCGGCAGGTCGTCAAGGCGTACGGGTCCGGAGAGACCCGTGTCGTCGCTCTCGACCACGTCGACGTGGACATCGCTCGCGGCCAGTTCACCGCGATCATGGGCCCCTCGGGGTCCGGCAAGTCCACCCTGATGCACTGCCTCGCCGGGCTCGACACCGTCACCAGCGGTCAGATCTTCCTCGACGAGACCGAGATCACCGGCCTCAAGGACAAGAAGCTCACGCGGCTGCGCCGGGACCGGATCGGCTTCATCTTCCAGGCGTTCAACCTGCTGCCGACGCTGAACGCGCTGGAGAACATCACGCTGCCCATGGACATAGCGGGCCGTAAGCCGGACAAGGGCTGGCTGAGCCAGGTCGTCGAGACCGTCGGGCTCGGCGAGCGCCTCAGGCACCGGCCCACCCAGCTGTCCGGCGGCCAGCAGCAGCGCGTCGCCGTGGCGCGGGCCCTCGCGGCCCGCCCCGAGATCATCTTCGGCGACGAGCCCACCGGAAACCTCGACTCCCGTGCGGGAGCGGAGGTACTGGGCTTCCTGCGCCGCTCCGTGGCCGAGCTGGGCCAGACCATCGTGATGGTCACCCACGACCCGGTGGCCGCCTCGTACGCGGACCGGGTGCTGTACCTGGCCGACGGCCGCATCGTCGACGAGATGTACGAGCCCACCGCCGACGCCGTTCTCGACCGCATGAAGGACTTCGACGCGCGGGGGCGTACGTCATGA
- a CDS encoding MFS transporter, with product MQGERNSVDDTRPALRETARPPGTDRRGPVVAALMLSMALAALDSTIVSTAVPQIVGDLGGFSVFSWLFSGYLLAVTVTLPVYGKLSDTFGRKPVLVVGAALFLAGSLLCATAWNMAALIAFRIVQGLGGGALQGTVQTLAADLYPLKERPRIQARLSTVWAVAAVAGPGIGGVLAAYADWRWIFLVNLPIGAVALWLIVRYLHEPERKPSGTRPRVDWAGALAVFACGGVLITALVQGGVAWPWLSTPSIALSGTGLALAALVVLVERRAAEPIIPGWVWRRRTIAAVNLALGALGLLMVAPSVFLPTYAQSVLGLAPVAAGFVLSVWTLSWPVSAALSQHVYRRIGFRNTALLGIGAAALILLAFPFLPYPGAAWQPALLMLLLGAALGLFQLPLIVGVQSTVGWAERGTTTASVLFCRQTGQTIGASVFGAIANGVLAARLGGASDLDSVTRALDAGTAPESTRRAIADAVHAVYLGAAGAAALAFLVLLVLAPRRFPVLKTQPAEDDTAR from the coding sequence ATGCAGGGGGAAAGGAATTCGGTGGACGACACCAGACCCGCACTGCGCGAGACGGCTCGACCCCCCGGTACCGACAGGCGCGGGCCCGTCGTCGCCGCCCTCATGCTCTCCATGGCGCTGGCCGCGCTCGACTCGACGATCGTCTCGACCGCCGTACCGCAGATCGTCGGTGACCTCGGCGGCTTCTCGGTCTTCTCCTGGCTGTTCTCCGGCTATCTGCTCGCCGTGACGGTCACGCTCCCCGTCTACGGCAAACTCTCCGACACCTTCGGCCGCAAGCCGGTGCTCGTCGTGGGCGCCGCCCTGTTCCTCGCCGGCTCCCTGCTCTGCGCCACCGCCTGGAACATGGCCGCGCTGATCGCCTTCCGGATCGTGCAGGGCCTGGGTGGCGGCGCGTTGCAGGGCACGGTGCAGACGCTCGCCGCGGACCTGTACCCGCTGAAGGAGCGCCCGAGGATCCAGGCCAGGCTGTCCACGGTGTGGGCGGTGGCGGCGGTCGCCGGACCGGGCATCGGCGGGGTGCTGGCGGCGTACGCGGACTGGCGCTGGATCTTCCTGGTCAACCTGCCGATCGGCGCGGTCGCCCTGTGGCTGATCGTCCGCTACCTGCACGAACCGGAGCGGAAACCGTCCGGTACCCGCCCGCGCGTCGACTGGGCGGGCGCGCTGGCGGTGTTCGCCTGCGGCGGCGTCCTGATCACGGCCCTGGTGCAGGGCGGGGTGGCGTGGCCGTGGCTGTCGACGCCCTCGATCGCCCTGTCCGGTACGGGACTCGCGCTGGCGGCGCTCGTGGTCCTGGTCGAGCGCCGGGCGGCCGAGCCGATCATCCCCGGGTGGGTGTGGCGTCGCCGGACGATCGCCGCGGTCAATCTCGCCCTCGGCGCGCTGGGGCTGCTGATGGTGGCACCGAGCGTGTTCCTGCCCACGTACGCCCAGTCGGTCCTCGGCCTGGCCCCGGTGGCCGCCGGATTCGTGCTCTCCGTATGGACGCTGAGCTGGCCGGTGTCGGCCGCGCTGAGCCAGCACGTCTACCGGCGGATCGGCTTCCGCAACACGGCGCTGCTGGGCATCGGCGCGGCTGCCCTGATCCTGCTGGCGTTCCCCTTCCTTCCGTACCCGGGCGCCGCCTGGCAGCCGGCCCTCCTGATGCTGCTGCTCGGCGCCGCGCTGGGCCTCTTCCAGCTCCCGCTGATCGTCGGCGTCCAGTCGACCGTCGGCTGGGCGGAACGCGGCACGACCACCGCGTCCGTACTGTTCTGCCGCCAGACCGGCCAGACCATCGGCGCGTCGGTCTTCGGCGCGATCGCCAACGGGGTGCTGGCCGCGCGGCTGGGCGGCGCGAGCGACCTCGACTCGGTGACCCGGGCCCTGGACGCCGGCACCGCCCCGGAGTCGACGCGCCGGGCGATCGCGGACGCGGTCCACGCGGTGTATCTGGGGGCGGCGGGTGCGGCGGCGCTGGCGTTCCTGGTGCTGCTGGTGCTGGCACCGCGGCGCTTTCCGGTGCTGAAGACCCAGCCGGCCGAAGACGATACGGCCCGCTGA
- a CDS encoding DUF485 domain-containing protein codes for MSYDPSPSYPVPPHHTYSTPPHHAHLDPPANSSPSYATYPWQPQPSEPARQRQPRRAALGHHSDLRLLRGAYRWQRRVATLTALGYFMLFLLLSAFAPSFMTRTVSGGLSLGLLLGLLQVPVTGLAIALYEYTAQHTVDPIADRIRKQADLDAQREAAR; via the coding sequence ATGTCCTACGACCCGTCCCCGTCGTATCCCGTTCCACCGCACCACACCTACTCCACCCCACCGCACCACGCCCACCTCGATCCTCCGGCCAACTCGTCCCCCTCCTACGCCACTTACCCCTGGCAGCCGCAACCGTCCGAACCCGCCCGGCAGCGGCAGCCGCGCCGAGCGGCCCTCGGCCACCACAGCGACCTGCGGCTCCTGCGCGGCGCCTACCGCTGGCAGCGCCGCGTGGCCACGCTCACCGCGCTCGGCTACTTCATGCTCTTCCTGCTCCTGTCCGCGTTCGCCCCGTCCTTCATGACCCGCACCGTCTCCGGCGGCCTGTCCCTGGGACTGCTGCTCGGACTGCTCCAAGTACCCGTCACCGGTCTGGCGATCGCCCTGTACGAGTACACGGCACAGCACACCGTCGACCCGATCGCCGACCGCATCCGCAAGCAGGCCGACCTGGACGCCCAGCGGGAGGCCGCACGATGA
- a CDS encoding cation acetate symporter has protein sequence MSTSSTQHAAPAFTGFSSSAQAMSLVAFTTVATITLLLCVMTGPDRDDLEEFYTGYGSLSPMRNGLAIAGDYISAATVLGTGGVIALTGYDGVVLALSTALSLMLLMFLLAEPLRNAGQFTMGDALARRMPGRAVRVTACVVTIAALLPLMLVQLAGTGDLLSFILGFSNDTLKTGCIIGLGALMISYAAIGGMKGTALIQIMKIVMLLGSGAVVAVLILHRFDWDPGALFSAAAAHSGAGPAFLRSGLEFAGGPNPRLDMITTELTVVLGGGCLPHVTMRMYTANSARQVRRSMSWAVPAVALFVLVITVVGFGATALVGREAIAAADPQGNTAYLLGSRAAFGPDVSSAETLLFTTVTTALFLTLLASVAGMILACANSLAHDVFAARVQEMSPRREMTLARLSALAVGVPTILLATLVHHRSLQPLVTLSFCIGASAIAPALVYGLFWRRYTRTGLLCTLIGGTLSVVLLLPGTNLVTGSPAAAFPDADFNWFPFTTTGLATIPLGFLLGWLGTLLSGRQKAEAQRRQYEAVEGWILAGAVRRSG, from the coding sequence ATGAGCACGAGCAGCACACAACACGCCGCACCCGCCTTCACCGGATTCAGCAGTTCCGCGCAGGCGATGTCGCTCGTGGCGTTCACGACCGTCGCCACCATCACGCTCCTGCTGTGCGTGATGACCGGGCCCGACCGCGACGACCTCGAAGAGTTCTACACGGGCTACGGCTCCCTGTCCCCGATGCGCAACGGCCTCGCCATCGCGGGCGACTACATCTCCGCCGCGACCGTCCTCGGCACCGGCGGAGTCATCGCCCTCACCGGCTACGACGGTGTCGTACTCGCCCTCAGCACGGCCCTGTCCCTCATGCTGCTGATGTTCCTGCTGGCCGAACCCCTGCGCAACGCGGGCCAGTTCACCATGGGGGACGCTCTCGCCCGGCGCATGCCCGGACGGGCGGTACGCGTCACCGCGTGCGTCGTCACCATCGCCGCGCTGCTGCCGCTGATGCTCGTCCAACTGGCCGGAACGGGCGACCTGCTGTCGTTCATCCTCGGCTTCTCCAACGACACCCTGAAGACCGGCTGCATCATCGGCCTCGGCGCGCTGATGATCAGCTACGCGGCGATCGGCGGTATGAAAGGCACCGCCCTCATCCAGATCATGAAGATCGTCATGCTGCTCGGTTCCGGCGCCGTCGTCGCCGTGCTCATCCTGCACCGCTTCGACTGGGACCCGGGCGCCCTGTTCTCGGCCGCGGCGGCACACAGCGGCGCGGGACCGGCGTTCCTGCGCTCCGGGCTCGAGTTCGCCGGCGGGCCCAACCCGCGCCTCGACATGATCACTACGGAGCTGACGGTCGTCCTGGGCGGCGGCTGCCTCCCGCACGTCACCATGCGCATGTACACCGCCAACAGCGCACGTCAGGTGCGGCGGTCGATGTCCTGGGCGGTGCCCGCGGTGGCGCTGTTCGTGCTCGTCATCACCGTCGTCGGCTTCGGCGCGACGGCGCTGGTCGGCCGCGAAGCCATCGCCGCCGCCGACCCACAGGGCAACACGGCCTACCTGCTGGGCTCGCGGGCGGCGTTCGGCCCGGACGTGTCGTCGGCGGAGACACTCCTGTTCACCACCGTGACCACCGCGCTCTTCCTCACCCTGCTCGCCTCGGTCGCCGGGATGATCCTCGCCTGCGCCAACTCCCTCGCCCACGACGTGTTCGCCGCGCGGGTGCAGGAGATGTCGCCGCGCCGCGAGATGACCCTGGCCCGCCTGTCGGCGCTGGCGGTGGGCGTACCGACGATCCTGCTGGCCACCCTCGTCCACCACCGCAGTCTGCAGCCGCTGGTCACCCTGTCGTTCTGCATCGGCGCGTCCGCCATCGCGCCGGCCCTGGTCTACGGCCTCTTCTGGCGCCGCTACACCCGAACCGGCCTGCTCTGCACCCTGATCGGCGGCACCCTGTCCGTGGTCCTGCTGCTGCCGGGCACCAACCTGGTCACCGGTTCACCCGCCGCCGCCTTCCCCGACGCCGACTTCAACTGGTTCCCGTTCACGACGACGGGCCTGGCCACCATCCCCCTCGGCTTCCTCCTCGGCTGGCTCGGCACGCTGCTCTCGGGCCGGCAAAAGGCGGAGGCACAGCGCAGGCAGTACGAAGCCGTCGAGGGATGGATCCTGGCGGGGGCGGTGCGCAGGAGCGGATGA
- a CDS encoding cellulose-binding protein translates to MGSAPVSPHGFVPVRRGYRPEQVDAYAAALSRDRDAAWERAARLTVLAREMEGEALRLRETVAGLAPQGYESLGERARRIFELGQEEAEAVRESARREARDVVEEAEAEGRRVREAAQAYADEVCEEAEERIRTRLLAARAEADDLRISARREVKEGRGEALAALREVRQRTEALLAEQEKEHAERGQRAEREAAERAAALDAHHAERVVRAEAALAEAERALVEAAESARQAQQDAEERARVLLAEARVHADRVARETERVLRDHGEQWDCVRAHMDHVRSSLTALTGRAPAEWAEGL, encoded by the coding sequence ATGGGCAGCGCACCGGTGTCGCCGCACGGCTTCGTGCCCGTACGGCGTGGCTACCGTCCCGAGCAGGTCGACGCGTATGCCGCGGCCCTCTCGCGGGATCGCGACGCCGCCTGGGAGCGGGCCGCGCGGCTGACCGTGCTGGCGAGGGAGATGGAGGGGGAGGCGCTGCGGCTGCGCGAGACGGTGGCGGGGCTGGCTCCGCAGGGGTACGAGTCGCTCGGCGAGCGGGCGCGGCGGATCTTCGAGCTGGGGCAGGAGGAGGCCGAGGCCGTACGGGAGTCCGCGCGGCGGGAGGCCCGGGACGTCGTCGAGGAGGCGGAGGCCGAGGGGCGGCGGGTGCGGGAGGCCGCGCAGGCGTATGCCGACGAGGTGTGCGAGGAGGCGGAGGAGCGGATCCGTACGCGGCTGCTCGCGGCCCGGGCCGAGGCGGACGACCTGCGGATCTCGGCGCGGCGCGAGGTGAAGGAGGGGCGCGGCGAGGCGCTGGCGGCGCTGCGGGAGGTGCGGCAGCGCACGGAGGCGCTGCTCGCCGAGCAGGAGAAGGAGCACGCGGAGCGCGGGCAGCGGGCGGAGCGGGAGGCGGCCGAGCGGGCGGCGGCGCTCGACGCGCACCACGCGGAGCGGGTGGTGCGCGCCGAGGCCGCGCTGGCCGAGGCCGAACGGGCCCTGGTGGAGGCGGCGGAGTCGGCCCGGCAGGCGCAGCAGGACGCGGAGGAGCGGGCCCGGGTGCTGCTCGCCGAGGCCCGCGTCCATGCGGACCGCGTCGCCCGTGAGACGGAGCGGGTGCTGCGGGATCACGGCGAGCAGTGGGACTGCGTACGGGCCCATATGGACCACGTACGCAGCAGCCTCACCGCACTGACGGGGCGGGCCCCGGCGGAGTGGGCCGAGGGCCTTTGA
- a CDS encoding SUKH-4 family immunity protein, translated as MVTFAQAQERAEEWINGDVPGYQHREVRVREFELGFVVWAEDRADGPRSDGGAQRLVIARDSGEATLWPGLPVGEVIRRYEEEYGVPEVVPEAAPVPPARVDLNQTSFLLSPPEWLQEAADRMGIPDRRNGTSGGASGGTSGGASGGVAGGASGSGVGGTSGGAAAAVSGGASGGVSDARGNADAHGASAAPGAHAASAAPGGGTPWPAAGGADDDVQDAAPQDSVPGPPPGATPWAGTDTNAEAGEDRSVPLPATVFAPPLSGLGDLRDEDTPPPAATPDAKTALMSGGSGLPRTTVAPALDDAVPAAPQGPVTPPPGPGAPRVPSGPSAAQGPGAPEGAAPSAPSYGYPQGPGAAPSAPSYGYPQGPGAVPGTPPPGAPQAPGAPHAPGAPQAPTGSPVPGRPLAPNAGDIADAATSKAAPPRGARAGAPRPPGAPGVPGAPGTPGAPGAMPPASGPGAPGTPAGGYVPTQLVSQLGPDGPEGLAGPNPPSAPGTPNPPGGTPPGGVHHAATMFADPGRPGAGPGAPQPPGPPGAPGRPGVPNPPGPPGAPGQPGAPGAPGAPNTPGGTPPGGVHHAATMLAGPSVGGPGAPLPPPGAPGAPGMPPGAPGAPGAPGGPGGVHHAETMLAGPPVGGPGLPPPGAPGAPGMPAGTPPGVPQGWPPPQPGQAMAPQPMPGQPMPPQPMPGQQPPAYGYPPTGQPTVGPGYQAVLRYRAQDGSEQQLIRRSAPGTPHPEWQILHELRAMNVPPQQVLELHTELESCELPGAYCARMIRESWPQARITSIATYGTDHASRQQGMQELLAHQGELHQVADGPARPGPVRSPLPPVPPAQPIPPEAIAQELAAAFGPGVFHFDQAAVSRQGVPPIVAHTLVVAGLPVDMGPFFWAQAQPGRPVPTLAELAQERGVQPGPDAGSYLVMGSDFGKAICVQYGTANIVAVPVEAGPGGAPVSPQFVNTGLPEFARCLALLGRMWRLRFGLNQEQAGRWTVDFQAQLASLDPAALGSPESWWSVLLEQMWDGLL; from the coding sequence ATGGTGACCTTCGCGCAGGCGCAGGAGCGCGCCGAGGAATGGATCAACGGGGACGTGCCCGGCTATCAGCACCGTGAGGTGCGGGTGCGGGAGTTCGAGCTGGGGTTCGTGGTGTGGGCCGAGGACCGCGCCGACGGTCCGCGTTCGGACGGGGGCGCGCAGCGGCTCGTCATCGCGCGGGACAGCGGGGAGGCGACGCTGTGGCCCGGGCTGCCGGTGGGTGAGGTGATCCGTCGGTACGAGGAGGAGTACGGGGTGCCGGAGGTGGTGCCGGAAGCGGCGCCGGTGCCTCCGGCGCGGGTGGATCTGAATCAGACGTCGTTCTTGTTGAGCCCGCCGGAGTGGCTCCAGGAGGCGGCGGACCGGATGGGGATTCCGGACCGGCGGAACGGTACGTCGGGCGGTGCGTCCGGGGGTACCTCGGGCGGTGCGTCCGGCGGTGTGGCCGGTGGCGCGTCGGGTTCCGGGGTCGGTGGTACGTCCGGTGGGGCGGCCGCCGCGGTGTCCGGTGGGGCGTCCGGTGGGGTTTCGGATGCGCGCGGGAACGCGGACGCGCACGGTGCGTCGGCCGCGCCGGGGGCGCACGCCGCGTCGGCGGCTCCCGGCGGGGGTACGCCGTGGCCCGCGGCCGGTGGTGCGGACGACGACGTACAGGACGCGGCGCCGCAGGACAGCGTTCCGGGTCCGCCTCCGGGGGCGACCCCGTGGGCCGGGACCGACACCAACGCGGAGGCGGGCGAGGACCGTTCGGTGCCGTTGCCCGCGACCGTGTTCGCGCCGCCGCTGAGCGGCCTCGGCGACCTGAGGGACGAGGACACTCCGCCGCCGGCCGCGACGCCGGACGCCAAGACGGCGCTGATGTCGGGCGGCAGCGGGCTTCCGCGTACGACGGTGGCGCCGGCCCTCGACGACGCGGTGCCCGCTGCTCCGCAGGGCCCCGTCACGCCGCCCCCGGGCCCCGGTGCTCCGCGGGTTCCCTCCGGGCCGTCGGCGGCCCAGGGTCCCGGTGCGCCGGAGGGTGCGGCCCCGAGTGCGCCTTCGTACGGCTATCCGCAGGGTCCCGGCGCGGCCCCGAGTGCGCCTTCGTACGGCTATCCGCAAGGTCCCGGCGCGGTTCCGGGGACGCCGCCGCCCGGTGCCCCGCAGGCTCCCGGTGCTCCGCACGCTCCGGGTGCTCCGCAGGCTCCGACGGGTTCGCCCGTTCCGGGGCGGCCGCTCGCGCCGAACGCCGGTGACATCGCCGACGCCGCGACCAGCAAGGCGGCGCCGCCTCGGGGTGCGCGCGCGGGTGCGCCGCGTCCGCCGGGCGCGCCGGGGGTTCCGGGTGCGCCTGGAACGCCGGGTGCGCCCGGTGCCATGCCTCCGGCGTCCGGGCCCGGTGCTCCGGGTACGCCCGCGGGCGGGTACGTGCCGACGCAGCTCGTCTCGCAACTGGGTCCGGACGGGCCCGAGGGCCTCGCGGGCCCGAATCCGCCGAGCGCGCCCGGTACGCCGAACCCTCCGGGCGGTACGCCGCCCGGGGGTGTCCATCACGCGGCCACGATGTTCGCCGACCCGGGCCGGCCCGGTGCCGGCCCCGGCGCGCCCCAGCCCCCCGGTCCGCCCGGCGCTCCGGGCCGTCCGGGCGTCCCGAACCCTCCGGGCCCGCCCGGTGCTCCCGGTCAGCCGGGTGCTCCCGGCGCGCCCGGTGCCCCGAACACTCCGGGCGGTACGCCTCCCGGTGGCGTCCATCACGCGGCCACCATGCTCGCCGGTCCCTCGGTGGGCGGCCCGGGCGCGCCGCTTCCGCCGCCGGGTGCCCCCGGTGCCCCGGGCATGCCTCCGGGCGCACCCGGTGCTCCTGGAGCCCCCGGTGGCCCCGGTGGTGTGCACCACGCCGAGACGATGCTGGCCGGTCCCCCGGTCGGCGGTCCCGGTCTGCCCCCGCCGGGTGCTCCCGGTGCTCCGGGCATGCCTGCCGGTACGCCTCCGGGTGTGCCGCAGGGCTGGCCGCCGCCCCAGCCGGGACAGGCCATGGCGCCGCAGCCGATGCCCGGTCAGCCGATGCCGCCGCAGCCGATGCCCGGTCAGCAGCCCCCGGCGTACGGCTATCCGCCAACCGGTCAGCCGACCGTCGGTCCCGGCTACCAGGCCGTGCTGCGCTACCGCGCCCAGGACGGTTCCGAGCAGCAGCTCATCCGGCGTTCGGCGCCGGGCACCCCGCACCCGGAGTGGCAGATCCTGCACGAGCTGCGCGCCATGAACGTGCCGCCGCAGCAGGTGCTGGAGCTGCACACGGAGTTGGAGTCGTGCGAGCTGCCGGGTGCGTACTGTGCGCGGATGATCCGGGAGAGCTGGCCGCAGGCGCGGATCACCAGCATCGCCACGTACGGCACGGATCACGCGAGCCGTCAGCAGGGCATGCAGGAACTCCTCGCGCACCAGGGCGAGTTGCATCAGGTGGCGGACGGTCCGGCGCGGCCGGGTCCGGTGCGGTCGCCGCTGCCGCCGGTGCCGCCGGCGCAGCCGATCCCGCCGGAGGCGATCGCGCAGGAGCTGGCGGCCGCCTTCGGTCCCGGTGTCTTCCACTTCGACCAGGCCGCGGTGTCCCGGCAGGGGGTGCCGCCGATCGTGGCGCACACCCTGGTGGTGGCCGGTCTGCCGGTCGACATGGGCCCGTTCTTCTGGGCGCAGGCCCAGCCGGGCCGTCCGGTGCCGACCCTGGCGGAGCTGGCGCAGGAGCGCGGGGTGCAGCCGGGCCCGGACGCGGGTTCGTACCTCGTGATGGGAAGCGACTTCGGCAAGGCGATCTGCGTCCAGTACGGCACGGCGAACATCGTCGCCGTGCCGGTGGAGGCGGGGCCGGGCGGTGCGCCCGTATCGCCGCAGTTCGTGAACACGGGGCTGCCCGAGTTCGCGCGCTGTCTCGCACTGCTGGGCCGGATGTGGCGCCTGCGGTTCGGTCTCAACCAGGAGCAGGCGGGCCGCTGGACGGTCGACTTCCAGGCGCAGCTCGCCTCCCTCGATCCGGCGGCGCTCGGCTCTCCGGAGAGCTGGTGGTCGGTGCTGCTGGAGCAGATGTGGGACGGGTTGTTGTAG